The nucleotide window TTCCGCGCATTGAATGGTCCAACCTTCACGGGCAAAATGATTTTGATAAAGTAACGATAGGAGAGTACGATGTCATATCTCGTTCATCATAGAATTTTGCGCAGTCTGCTGGCGACTCTTTTCCTCATCTACACGGTGCAGATTACGACGGTAGCCCAAGAGGAAGACGGGCCTGTTTCGAACATTCGTCCGGAGAAGCAAGGAAGGGTCAACGTGTTTCTTGAGTACGATCTTGCCGGGTCTCCGAGCGACGTGTACACTGTAACGCTGACAATCAGGTTGCATTCTGACACAAGTTACTCGTACACTCCGATTAATGTCATCGGCGATATTGGAGCGAATATCCGCCCCGGGAAGAACAAGCGGATCAGTTGGAGAATTTCAGACGAGTATGTTTCGGCGTACGATGATGTGAATGACATCCGCTTCGTTATCAGCGCAATTCCTGCGGAGTCCGAGGGAGGAAACAGCGGATTGTACATTGCTGGCGGAGCGGTCGTTGCCGGGCTGACGCTGGCAATCATCCTGCTTTCCTCAAAGAAGGACGACGACGCGGGGAAAACGAATGTTTTTCCTCAGCCGCCGGGGCGTCCTTGAATCCACGGAGGGGATTTGGTATATTTTGCCAAGCCTCCATTCACTATTTCAGGTTTAAGAAGGGGTGCTCTGATGAGTGCCCTTTCTTTTTGCCCTCGAGAATTCGGAAACTACTCTAAACCTAATCGTATGCGTCTCAGCAAAGCATTCATCCCCACCGTAAAAGAAATTCCCAACGACGCCATAATCCCGAGTCACCAATTGATGATTCGTGCCGGAATGGTTCGCCTGCTCGCGGCCGGCATTTATTCGTGGCTGCCGCTCGGCTACAAAGTGATGAAGAAGGTATGTGAAATCGTCCGGGAAGAAATGGACGCCATCGGCGGGCAGGAGTTTCATCTGCCGGCGTTGAATCCGATCGAACTGTGGGACGAGACGGGACGCGTGAAAGCCTTTGGCGACAATCTCTTTCACGTTAAGAACAGGCCTCTGGTTCTTGCCCCGACGCATGAAGAGGTGATTTGCTGGATTGCAAAGAACCATGTCGAGTCGTACAAAGACATGCCGCAAATCTGGTATCAGATTCAGACGAAATTCAGGAATGAGCCAAGGCCAAGATCCGGTGTTCTTCGCGGCCGCCAGTTTCTGATGAAAGACAGCTATACACTCGATGCAACGTGGGACGGCCTCGATAAGGGGTACGATCTGCACGCCGAGGCATACAAAAAAATCTTCACGCGCTGCGGACTGAAGTTCTTCATTGTCGGCGCGTCGAGCGGTGCAATGGGGGGGAGCGGCTCACAGGAGTTCATGCTCGAATCGGATTCGGGTGAAGACACGATTGCGCTCGCCGAGGATAACAGCTACGCCGCGAATCTTGAGATTGCTACCTCTGTCGTCACGAAAGCCGTCCGCCACGCTGAAAGCAAACCGCTTGACGAAATCCCCACACCCAACGTCAAAACTATCGACGAATTGGCGGCGTTTCTCAAAGTTGATCACAGTGTACTTGCGAAGTCAGTCGTGTATTGGGCAGACAAAACCCCTGTGCTCGTCCTTTTGATGGGAAATGATGAACTGAATGAATCGAAACTGACGTCGGTGATGGGGACCGACGTACGCCCCATCGAGGCGGAAAGCTTGTTTGGATTGACGGGTGCTGACGGCGGTTCTATCGGCCCGGTGGGACTGAAAGGGTTCAAGGTCATTGCCGACAAGCGGCTTGAAGGTGCCAACGGACTCATCAGCGGAGCCAACCGGAACGATTACCATTTGAAGAATATCGACCTGCAGCGTGACTGCAAGA belongs to Bacteroidota bacterium and includes:
- a CDS encoding proline--tRNA ligase; amino-acid sequence: MRLSKAFIPTVKEIPNDAIIPSHQLMIRAGMVRLLAAGIYSWLPLGYKVMKKVCEIVREEMDAIGGQEFHLPALNPIELWDETGRVKAFGDNLFHVKNRPLVLAPTHEEVICWIAKNHVESYKDMPQIWYQIQTKFRNEPRPRSGVLRGRQFLMKDSYTLDATWDGLDKGYDLHAEAYKKIFTRCGLKFFIVGASSGAMGGSGSQEFMLESDSGEDTIALAEDNSYAANLEIATSVVTKAVRHAESKPLDEIPTPNVKTIDELAAFLKVDHSVLAKSVVYWADKTPVLVLLMGNDELNESKLTSVMGTDVRPIEAESLFGLTGADGGSIGPVGLKGFKVIADKRLEGANGLISGANRNDYHLKNIDLQRDCKIDGYYDLRTVQAGETAPNGTAKLRIVRGIELGHIFKLGTKYSDSLKATYLDERGEAKPIIMGSYGIGIERIIACHIEQNHDANGIIWDKSIAPYLVHIVAVNVKNKEVVERAEHLYNELLGAGIDTLYDDRPTTPGFKFKDADLLGMPLQVIVGEKNLANSKIEVKIRKSGERILVDVDQSFAKVKELLI